ATGTTCAGCCTAATATGGATACTGATAGATAAACATAGAAGTACTCAGATCTGTATCAATACATGAGTTAGTGTATgcacatatatttccttgctctgtcagctgaggGGGCCTGGAAGCACTGACACCCCAGAAGCAAAGCACACCAGGCACCCAAATCTTTGTTTCTGTTATAGATTGGATTGTgtacccccaaaagatatgttgaagtcctaatccctaagaatgtgagcttatttggaaatagggataTTTttagatggaattagttaagttaaaatgaagtcatgCTGGATGAGGGTGGCCCTTTAATCCAATTTGAATGgtgtctataagaaggggacaagagacagagacagagagagaagatggccttGTGACAGCAGAGGCAGGGATTGAAGTGCTGTAGCTGCAAGTGAAGGAATGCCAGGACTTTCCAGCAAACCACCAGATGCAAAGGAAAGGCAGGGAagaattctcccctacaggtttcagaggaagcctggccctgctgacaacCTTGGTtgcagacttccagcctccagaactgtgagacaataaatctgtcattttaaaccacccagtttatggtactttgttatgtCAGTCCTAGGAAACAAAGGCAGcttttaatgccattttataaCAAAAGGAACCCAGGCTTCTTTGAGAAATGACTCATTCTAAGCCTGGGCTTGGGCATGTAGAAGACGAGCCTGAAGCATCTTGTGGTGCCAGAAAGGAagtgcttaaaaaataaataaaaacccatCACAATAGGGGTATGTCAAAGGATTGCAGGAATCAGCTGAAAGAGATTCCAATGACCAAAACTTGAACaatgtgagcaacaaaataaataaaacaacattGGATTATAGCCaagagtataaaataaataccattaaATCCATATGGATATAAAAAGTgattgaataaatacataaagaaatgggggaaaatagACAAATCTCCCATTTAGAAGAATTCCAGATAATTTACATAGATTCTTTGCCATTAGGAGTTGGCTACACagagtgacttccttccaaagagtccAGGATGGAAAGGAGGGAAAACAGTAGCTTGATTATAGGTGTATTCAGTTTATGAAAATCCATCAATCTGTACACtcatcatttaattaaaaaacagttttagAAATATGTCCAACACTTCAATATTGTCTAATCTGTCTCATTCTATGGAAGGTCTCACACAAAGACTTGCAGGGAAAACCACTGATCATGCAAACTGAGTTTCTCTAATTTTCTGAGCCCCATCTCAGTTCTGTCTCAAAAAGGTAATTTTAGAGGGAATTAGTAGGATTTTTTAAGGGACAAAGTTAGTCATAGGGTGGATTTAGGGCAGAAGTAAGTGATACAGGTAAGGATAGTTCAGATTTTGTAAACTAAGTCAGCAGTCTTATCTTTGGAATATATATTCTGTGAAGTATTATATGGGTCTGAATTAGTAATATGAAAATAGTTAGACCTTAGTTTGTCTTGCATTTAAGAATAAACCAATACCCTGGAAGCCACCCTCATCCTTCCTTCCAATTTTTAACTCTGCCAAGATAACCATTTTTCTGAGTCCCTATTTTTTTTTGAAGGTAATCTTTCCCCCCAGTTGCTTTaaactttctttgtcttttgttttctacattttcaTCATAATGTGTCTCGGTgtttggaattcactgggcatcTTGGAtatgtggtgttctagtttgctaatgctgccagaatgcaaaacacgagagatggattggcttttataaaagggggtttatttgtttacaaagttacagtcttaaggccataaagtgtccatcaacaaagggtaccttcactggaggatggccaatggtgtccggaaaacctctgttagcggggaaggcatgtggctggtgtctgctccaaattctggtttcaaaatgactttctcccaagacattcctctctaggctgcagttcctcgaaaatgtcactctcagttgctcttgggttgtttgtcctctcttagcttctctggagcaagagtctgctttcaacggccatcttcaaactgtctctcatctgcagctcctgtgctttcttcaaagtgtccctcttggctgtagtagtttgctccttctgtcagatcttatatagtgctccagtaattcaattcagacccaccctgaatgggtgggccagcaCCTCCACGGCagttatccaaccagagtcatcatccacagttgggtggggcacatctccatggaaacactcaaggaattacaatctaattaacactgataggtctgcccacacaagattacatcaaagataatggcgtttgggggacataatacattcaaactggcacatgtgggTTAATGGTTCTAAAAAtctctcatttcctctttctcattcactttcttctctctgcctATAACTCTAACCAAGTTCATGTGACACCATATGTTTCATTTCTTACCTTCTTTTCTGTCTTCCATTTATCCATGAAATATATTTTGATCTAGTGTACAGTATCAAATATGATACCAAATAcattcatatatgtgtgtgtgtgtgtacatatgtatatatatatatatatttttttttttgagtgagaAAGATAGGATCActtaaggttatttttttttaaattcagttttattgagatatattcacgtatcgtacagtcatccatggtgtacaaacaactgttcacagtaccatcatataattgtgcattcatcatcccagtctattttttgaacattttccttacagtagaaaagtaaaaataggaataaaaaataaaagttaaaaagaacacccaaatcatcccccctcccaccctatttttcatttagtttttgtccccatttttctattcctccatccatacactggataaagggagtgcgattcacaaggttttcacaatcgcgctgtcaccccttgtaagctacattgttatacaattgtcttccaaagtcaaggctactgggttgcagtttgaaagtttcaggtatttacttctagctattccaatgcattaaaacctaaaaagggttatctgtatagtgtgtaagtgcccaccagagtgacctctcaactccatttggagtctctcagccactgaaacttaattttatttcattcatcccattttggtcaagaagatgttctcaatcccacgatgtcgggtccagattcatcctctggagtcatatcctgcgttgccagggagatttacacccctgggagtcagatcccacatagtggtgagggcagtgagttcacctaccaaggtggcttagctagagagagagggccacatgtgagcaacaaagaggtactcaggaggagactcctaggcacaattataagcaggtttagcttctcctttgcagtaatgagcttcataagggcaagccccaagatagagggcttggcataccaaactgtccgtcttcaatgtttgtgagaacatcagcaacaatggTAGGTGAAGAAGTCCAATACTTCcaccattttcccccagctcctcagggggggccttgcatatatatttttattctctccctgCAGGTATTTTAAAGTTTATGATTTATTTCCTAAAACCTAGTAAGCATCAGTGTTTTAAAATCTCCTCTGATATTTCCAGTATCTGAAGTCTGTATGTGGTTTTGTTCTTGCTGTATTTTGTGTCTACTAGTTTTTActacattgttttatttctttctgtgccTTGTTTTGGTGCTTGTTAATAATATTCATTGGAAAATTTGTTAGGAGTTTCTTGAGACCATTGGATGTACCCCCACCCAGATATCCTTTGGTTTTGCTTGTGTCTAGTGCTTGGTGCACCAAATATTTGAATCTTGAGCATTCTTGGCTTGTGCAGTTTATGTCTACCAAAGGTTAAAATCCAGATgtggggaggtgggaaggagcTGCTCAGGGTGTGGATGGGGGTCTGGTCTGTGACCACAATTTCTTGaagactctttttcttttttggcctcTATTCAACAAGGCTTCTGTGCTAACGGGGGCCAGGGTACTTTATCTTTTTGCCCTTACCTGAAGAATATGTCAGCCTATCATGGACGGAGCTAAGTGTGGAGAAGGTCTCTTCCAAAGGCTTCCTACCTTGAATGACTCCGAGGCCTTGACGACGTTCTCCTTCACCCTTCACGGGCAGGGAATCAGATTCCAAATTGGCAACATTGGCTTATGTCCTGGAGGCATAAGCAGCTCCAGTGCTCTTTGGCATTCTATTTACAGATCTCAGGTTACAAGCTTTCATCCAAAAATTGATCAAGGAGTACTCTTCACTTGACAGTTCTTTAATACATTTATGatggtttttggtttgtttttcatgtagcattttgtgtgtgtgtgttcagagaGAGAGTTGATCCAAATAGCCCAGTTCTCtgttaacagaataaatttcCCTAGTTTCTGCTCTTTACCTCACTCCTGCTTTGTATGGCCCTGGTGCTTCCTTCTCAGCCATTCCCGGACGATGCAGTGTGGAATGTTGTACTTCTATTGGGACTGCCTTTCCGGTAGATGGTTAGCTTTCAGCTTCCTCAGCTTTGCTTTCCGTCTTCCAACAATTCTTGGTGAGTCTTGtccacattttctctctttgtggaTTCATAACTTTTATATTCCTTTACTCTAATTTTGGTGGTGTTTGGAAAGATCAGAAATAAATGCCTGATTTCAATCCACCAGGCTTTACCAGAAGACTAGCCTACATATTAAGACCAAAGccaaaaccataaaaaaaaaaactccactcATGATTCAGATGGACATCTAGGATTGTGAACTGCTACTTCTGcaactgcatttttcttttagtatatCCACTTTCTATTTTATACTGTACTCACTCGTGTACATGTTTTATCTCTTCCGCTCGCCTATGACTTCCTAAATGCGTAGGTGATActgtgtttctatttcttttcaaaaatgccTGGTATAATGCCTATCAAATATAATGGATtcattaaatgtttgtaaattaaataaaatacatgggCCTACACATTATCTGGATGGTATGGCTTGGGTGCTAATAAATCTTTTTGATTAAACCCGGCACTCCTTACCCTAGAGTTGCATCATGCTTACCATTAATAGGGTGGTGATGGCATGACACTCACTGGCTCCATCAGAATAGCCACAAAGGTAGTGTCGATCTAGAGCAAAACCGAACGAGAGGAGAATGATGCCAGCTATTGCTCCCAGCGCACTAAGAGTGTTCATTATTCGGCTCATGAGCATCTGAGAAAGAAGAAGAACATAAAGGAATCACCCAGCCTGTGGTTTAGACAAAGCAGTGGGCTGGGAGACTGGAAAATGCTTTAGTCATAGCATCGCCATACCATGAGGTGGCTGTTTCGTCTTGCATGATCAACTGACCTTTTGATAACTCCAACCTGCATTCTGTGCCTAAGTTAACTGCCATGTAGGGAGATTCTGAGATAGCTGGTGGGGAAGGGTGCACGAGGGACAAAAGAGGTACTTAAGAATTACAGGaattgtattttgcattttgatgCTCTGACAAAAACCCCGactcatttatatttttgttttgttttaagaccCTTGGATTTAAATGTGGTATCTCCctgcaaattttatttcttcctgaaacTGCTCACAGGAGATGCCCTTTGCTGCAAATtggctttgatttattaattaatGTCTCCTGtttttgattctttgagaaaagtAAACATATTCCACATATAATTTTATCTATAAATTACAATTTCACACTCATGAGCACCTTGTTCTTCATTTCTAGATTCTGTTTATGGTTTAGTCAGGATGTCTACACAGTGTGCCTTTCATATGAGTCAATCTGGTGCTTGTTAAGGTGCTTGGATGGAGTAGGCAATGAAAATACTTCTAGAAAAAATGAACGAGTGAGTCAACTGATAGGCTTGTTGGAGACCTGTTCTACCACGAATTGGCTGAGGACCTTGGACAAATCAATTAACTATTCTATGCCTcattcatttataataaaaagaCTTAAACAGAATGAACTCGAATATTTGGGCACCATTGTTTTACAATCTtatgaaataaatgaagcaaCTGCTATGGGCTGGGGACTAGTGCTAACTTCACAGTTTGTGGGATTGTGGTGGCCTAAGGATCTTCCAAATTCCTCTTAAAGACTGGAATGAATTATTTCAGtcataaatttttaagaaagtgGAGCTATAACTTACCAGAGTtcttgtggtttttcttttcattccaatTAGGAAGGCTCCAGAATTAATGAACTGTtaaaaagaattgacatcttaatgactgaCATGTGGAGTTCTCACAGAGTTGAACTCTATGCATTTCTTTTCCATGCCCTCCTTACCTGTTCACACCATCCTCAGGATAGTGTGAAGGGTTGGATGCCTTGTATAACTGTCCACAAATGAATTGTGGACAAAACACTGGATTGGAAATTTGTTTTGGCCTTAACTATTTGAGcatgagaaatattttatttttaccttactaagttttagttttctcatccatCCTCCTTTTATAGCCATTGTGAACTCAGGTTTGATAACATGATACACTGGTGTCAAATCAGTTAACAACCAATATGATGGATTCCATCAGCCCTATAAACACCCCTCATCCCCATTTGCAGTCCAATGCATTCTCTCGGATGGGAAAATAAGGCGGAGTTGCAGCTTATGTGCTGAGTATTCTGCAAAATGCTGGGAATGTTCATGGAGGTGAGACTTAGGGGGTGGCATCATTGTCTAGAGGAAACTTCAAATCTTATTACATCTCATCCATGTTTAAATTCCTAGCCCCTTAGCCTGGTGGATGAGCCCCCATTTTTCCAGCCCCACCtgtcccccctcctcccataccttcAGTCTTTGGCCCATGCTTCTCCCTTGGCATGCAACGAGATACCCTGCTCCTTCCACCCattccccattccctccctcTGTATGCCTCCCCACTGGATTAACCACTCTTCCTCTAAAGCTCAGTCAAGCTGGAATTGTCTCTGGGAAACCTCCCCTCCTTTTGGTAGGTGTCTTTCCTGTCGAGGCAGCCCATGCATCCTCAGTTACCACTCATACATCCTGTTGCAATTGGCTGACTCTCTACTCGGCTGAGACCCGGAGGCCAAGGATGTCTTTTTTCTGAATCCCCACATGCTGTCCATTCTCTGGCACTAAATTTGGTGCtaaattaatgtttattgaatgtgattaaatgtaaTTACACATTTAATCTGTGATTACAGAGATGAGTGCCTCTGTGCGGCTCAACGGTACATCAAAGGGCACATTACTCCTTTATCTGTGCTTACAGAAGCACTTTCTGCACCTCTGTGATATTTATCCCACTGCCTTGAAATGATCTGTTTATATAACTTCTTTGAAGGAAGGGCCCATGTATTATTAATTCTTTGGATACTCATTGCCTTGCTGTAAAGATCTGGCTCACAATAGAttgaatgaattaacaaatacATGACTTCAAGACCTGAGGGAAAACATGCCCAATGATGGAATATCAGTAACTCTGATGAATTGGTTGGGGAATAATTTCAGTGAgggtaattttatttatttattttacacttttcaaaACTATCATACAGATATCCTGATCTATCACCCAAATCCAGGTCATTTTATAACTATTCCTTAACATCTCCATTGGCATGGCTTCAAGTTGGACTCAATTGACCGTACTCACCAAAACAGAGCTCCAGAATGGATATCCAGAAATGAATATAAAGGGAAACCGTGGGTATGGTGGTACAAGAGTGAAAAACAGAATGACTCCAAAAGAAAAGTGCATCAGTCCAAACACGATTTGGGTAGTCTGTACAGAGAAGGACATGGTGAGGAAAGAGCAAAGCAATGTGTTCCCTTTTGCTTAGAAGCTCTCCTTTCAGTTGAAAGGATTTGGCAATCTTGTTCTTTAGTAAATAAAGGGAGGATAGTTGAAGCCCCTTTATGATCTTCCCAGGtattttcttaatcctttttcgTATCTGATAATAGATAAAAGATACAGATAGTTTTCCTGAAATTTGGTCCATAAACAGGCAAcatcaacatcacctgggagTTAGACATGCAAAGTATCAGGCCCTGTTCCATAATTACTGAACAGAATCTCCAGGTGGGGCTGAGAAAGCTGTGTCTTAATAAGCTCTTCAAGTGATTCCTATGAATGCTATAAGTTTGGAAAGCACTGAATTCTAAATCACTGTATCAGCCTGACTTCCAGCTGAAGCGGACTATCAGACAACTCTGCAGGAGTTGACCAGTAATTCTCCCGCTCTCCTGGGCCCAGAGCACTCCCCAccttttctatttatctttttcttcccaGTCCATGCTGCAATACCAAGCAGCGGTTTGATAAATGTTAGGGAGGATTGATGAGAATTACATAAAGAATGGAAGGTATAAAATATACGTGTCTATGTCCTCTGCCCTCTCATTCTCGATCCACCTTCTAAGTCTGATTTACTCTCACTTTCTCCCATAGCAACCATCATTTTTAAGCAGGAGAGTCTTAAATGATGCCTTTTCCTCAACTTCAGACCCACATTTCTAGCTCTTGTCAAACACCCCCACTTGAACGTCCCATTAACACCTCATATTCAACATGTCCGAAAACCAAGCtctgtttttcccctttaaatctGATCTTCTTCCTGCCTTCTCTGTCTCTACTTTTGGCATCATCATCTTCTTAGGCTTGAGGCAGTAGGTCAACTTCAGTTCCTGTAATGTATTTCTCAACAATCAAAAAGTAGGCAAGGCGCCTACTTACAAAAGCTTAACTATTTgacttttttccttccatttttgttGTGGCCAATGGTGGGGcacttatttcatttatcatagatTCCTCCCAAATGTAGAGACATAGGTAGAGACATTTCTGGCCTCTTTCCATCTACAATTGATGAATTTCAAAAAGGAAAGTGGGCATTCAGAACTCAgccttcttctcttctctttttgggaGTGAGTGCCCATATGTTCTTTTGTTCCTCAAGACCCTAAATATTATAGGGGCAAAGACTGGTCATCTCAATAGCCACAACCAATTCatatgaattattaaaaattgttttataatcAGCTTTTCTGCCCCAACTTTCTTGTTCTCTCTTCCAATGTTTTGCAAGCACTGGAGTAAGATTCCAAAATGGAGCTCCAATCCAGTTCCCAAATCCAGTGATCTTCAGATTCATTCAGAGAAGTgcttaaaaatatagaaatttgaCTCTCAAAATTGAGGTTAAGTAGTTATGGGATGAGGACTGGGATTCAGAGTCTATTTTAAGGTTTTAGCTCATTTAAATGATTTTACAGATTGGAAACCACTTGTCTACCACATGTAACCTAGCTAAGGATGGAATATAAGATGCTTGGCAATTAGAGCCCCAAATTAACttcctctttatttcttatttctttttattttttaaaaccacctGCATCTTCTAAGTTTGTTTATCCTCTACTACTTCTCCTAGACTATGCCACCCATATGCTTTTGTTCATGATACTTTCTCCATATAGAATAGAatgtcttctttccctcccttcctttccaattaCTGAAATTCCATCACTTCTTCAGAGTACAGAGTAAATTTCAAATTTACTATAAAGCTGTCTCAACCCTTTTAGctgttaattgttctttttctggaTTCCTCCCTCCTCTCACCATTTATGGCCCTTCTTAGATACTGCActgaaatacaatttttaatattttcatcttaTGATCTCTAAGTTATGTGTTTATTCTCAGTCAGAGAGACTAGGTTGTGTTTATTTCTATAATTCCCACAGTGTCTAAAATAGTCCCTTGTACAGAgttaaataagtattttttaaaagaatttgaacTCTTTAACTGAAGTTTGGATTTCATTATATTTGACTAAAATACTGAAGCAGTTTAGATTACTGGCCGTCTTCTGCATGTCAGTGGGCTATATTTCTCTACTTCTCTAATTTTTTCCTAGAAAAAACATTAATTTCAGTCTGTTTTTCATTCTTGGAGTCTGGGGCTTGCAAAGACAACTATTTTCTAAGATGTGGACAAACACACTTGAACTCTCACATTGTGTGTAAGAACTATTGCTAAATAAAAGTTAATCAAGTGATATTTATGGAATGGATAGGTGGATGAATGGAGAGAAGAGCACTTATagtattaaaatgattttatgcGAAAGCCCCATATATAAAATATCACGTCATATTGCTAGACTGTAAATTCTGGTGTTTGAATGGGGaaacataaaattcaaattaGGAAAGTAGAGAATGTAATAACCCAGGATAGGTCATCTGACCTATTGAATTTTacttggcattttctttctttctttcttttttttctgtgaacttgACTGGAAAAATCTCATGGATAGTCAGTtgggagatttatttttatttttatttttatttttttaccttgaTTGTGACCTTCAAGAGCCTAGGAACCTTGGCTTATTCATCTTGTATTTTTCTGAATTGAATGGAAATAAAAGTTGGAATTGTTTCCTACCTTAAAACTTGTGCCACCAGATACTTTTCTGTATCCTTTTgtccaccccctaccccccccccccgaaaaaGATTATACTTTGGCATAAGTCTTACTTACCCCTaagattttctgtcttttagcAAGGCATGTTGGCAAGGGGATTTTAGACTGAGTGGCTGTGGTTCTTAGGGCCGTTTGCTGATATTTGGGAACAGTGACCTCTGGAGGAAACACCAGAAACAAGGGACTGTGGGTAGTTTTTGAATCCATGATGGTATAGTTGATattgaaggaaaataatttagtTGATGTTTCAGTCTAGATCACCCTCTTCTCCTGTACCAGGCTGCCTGGAGCACTAGCATGGTTGTGCTTTGTCTTGGAATTCTAGAACCACAGAGTCACAGAATCCTGGAATCTCAGGACTGGTTGAGATTCCAAGAAGGTTAGAGGGTAAAAGGCTCAAGTCTGGGGGTCCAAGGACCTCAGGAACTCACTGTGttaccttgagcaagtcacatcCCTCTCTCTTGGTTTCAGTCTCCTCATATGTACAAAGACCAGGTTGGAGTCTTGAATTATAAAGACATTTTAGTTCCCAAATAAAGAGTATGTGTAGGCATTTATTCCAGCTCTCTCATCATTCAGATAGACTAAAACTCTCAGGCCACAGAATTAACTATCCCCTTCTTGAATTAGACATAGAGTCTGTTCAATCTGGGGCTTTGGTATTTTGCCACCTGATTTTTTTTAGCTTTAGCTGTGTAAAAAACCACCCCAAAACCTGGTGGCTTCAAACAGCCACCACTTGATGTTCTCACAATTCTGTGGCTAATTTGTGTGGTTCTCCTGGTCTCATCCCGTGCAGCTGTCCTCTAGCACATCCTCTCATGTGTCTGTGGTCATTTGGTGGAGAAGATGGGGATGGATGTCACATATCCGGCAGTTGTCAGACCCTTGGTTCTCCCCCATTTACAAATGTTTCTCAAACCCTTGCTGGGGTTTCCTGA
This genomic stretch from Choloepus didactylus isolate mChoDid1 chromosome 6, mChoDid1.pri, whole genome shotgun sequence harbors:
- the MS4A5 gene encoding membrane-spanning 4-domains subfamily A member 5, which encodes MDSKTTHSPLFLVFPPEVTVPKYQQTALRTTATQSKIPLPTCLAKRQKILGTTQIVFGLMHFSFGVILFFTLVPPYPRFPFIFISGYPFWSSVLFINSGAFLIGMKRKTTRTLMLMSRIMNTLSALGAIAGIILLSFGFALDRHYLCGYSDGASECHAITTLLMGILIMLMAFTIIELFISSSFSVLATHSILCQCEE